One window of the Candidatus Endomicrobium procryptotermitis genome contains the following:
- a CDS encoding transglycosylase SLT domain-containing protein, with protein sequence MKYNKKILFLSIFIFFTVQLSYSAGKTNIPILPEKANKSDITEKEINYPIEFTIPLMQEEESDPVINLVVSAISSAAESNETKGAVLETEALYRRAVAAFKNGKSEDVKKYFSLFMKKLETAQIDPGIYFFLFDDFDNIITKLKRIYTIDMPSPVLESEKYSIPMECKDNSLVEKYIGLYSTDKPKERIKAAIERSGAYREIVLKALQDFNLPQELIYLPVVESLYNNRVVSKAGAVGIWQIMAHRGRGLNLKINYWIDERRDPEKATRAACLYLKELYLMLNDWHLVLASYNRGEYGLLRDMKFSNASNITEMTDRNAIPKETQQYVPQFIAVVTLANNPEKYGFDNIKFHEPLKYDKIKTDRVIDLKIAAQCAETTLEEIKMLNPALNAWCTPQGYPGFELKIPYGTKAKFLENIAKIKDLNPSPGFIKHKVKKGEYIEKIALEYKTTPKEIFKDNQGLSKKKYLQIGQIIVIRPGRNYFK encoded by the coding sequence ATGAAATATAACAAAAAGATATTGTTTTTGTCAATTTTTATCTTTTTTACAGTACAACTTTCTTATTCTGCGGGAAAAACCAATATCCCCATTCTCCCTGAGAAAGCCAATAAAAGTGACATAACCGAAAAAGAAATCAATTACCCGATTGAGTTTACTATTCCTTTAATGCAGGAAGAGGAAAGCGATCCCGTAATCAATCTTGTTGTGAGTGCAATTTCCTCCGCGGCGGAAAGCAATGAAACCAAAGGCGCAGTTTTAGAAACTGAAGCTCTCTACAGAAGAGCTGTAGCCGCTTTTAAAAACGGAAAATCCGAAGATGTAAAGAAATATTTCAGTTTGTTTATGAAGAAATTGGAAACAGCGCAGATAGATCCTGGCATTTATTTTTTCTTGTTTGATGATTTTGACAACATTATCACAAAACTCAAAAGAATTTATACTATAGATATGCCGTCTCCCGTGCTTGAATCCGAAAAATATTCCATACCGATGGAATGCAAAGATAACTCTCTAGTCGAAAAATACATAGGGCTTTATTCTACCGACAAACCTAAAGAAAGGATAAAAGCTGCTATTGAAAGAAGCGGCGCTTATAGGGAAATAGTATTGAAAGCTCTTCAGGATTTCAATCTGCCGCAAGAACTCATATATCTGCCGGTTGTCGAAAGTCTATATAATAATAGAGTGGTGTCCAAAGCGGGTGCAGTAGGAATTTGGCAGATTATGGCTCACAGAGGAAGAGGTTTAAATCTTAAAATAAATTATTGGATAGATGAAAGGAGAGATCCAGAAAAAGCTACCAGAGCAGCATGCTTATATTTAAAAGAGTTATACTTAATGCTTAACGACTGGCATCTTGTTCTTGCCAGCTATAACAGAGGCGAATATGGACTTTTAAGAGATATGAAATTTTCAAACGCTTCAAATATTACTGAAATGACGGACAGAAATGCTATTCCCAAAGAAACGCAACAATATGTTCCGCAGTTTATAGCAGTAGTTACATTAGCCAATAACCCTGAAAAATATGGTTTTGACAACATAAAATTTCATGAACCTTTAAAATACGATAAAATAAAAACAGACCGCGTTATAGATTTAAAAATTGCCGCACAGTGCGCTGAAACGACGCTTGAGGAAATAAAAATGCTAAATCCTGCTTTAAATGCATGGTGCACTCCTCAGGGATATCCGGGCTTTGAACTCAAAATACCTTATGGAACAAAAGCTAAATTCCTTGAAAATATAGCTAAAATAAAAGATTTAAATCCATCTCCTGGATTTATAAAACATAAAGTCAAAAAAGGTGAATACATAGAAAAAATAGCTTTAGAATATAAAACTACTCCAAAAGAAATCTTCAAAGACAATCAAGGACTTTCAAAGAAAAAATATCTACAGATAGGCCAAATAATAGTCATACGGCCTGGAAGAAATTATTTTAAATGA
- the hutW gene encoding heme anaerobic degradation radical SAM methyltransferase ChuW/HutW, translating into MVSASNVYLVDVSKDVLRYAYKGRLIGMALAQRSAVAKEEIFTKYKELLQNPSSGAVTYIHIPYCQYRCSFCGFAGSKVTKEEGSKYVNALIKEIELVSQYAYVKETPMQAVYLGGGTPSAIEPQYLSLLIESFHKYLNLANDCEITIEGRIHDFEGTRGKDIIQAGFNRLSIGVQSFNTKIRKSLGRVSESKKVLEILANLASYNRAAIIIDLIYGLPAQSVEMFLEDLKIAELAGVDGLDTYQLNVFENSPLKKSILAGSMPDAAKISDQGEFYKSAYEYLTKNHWHQLSLNHYGKTSRERNIYNPWVKRKAGCLGIGAGAGGSINGWSYYRMPAAQRYIENINIGIFSPDSLSTPNSHLALSNKITEQMEKGYLNTEEIFAINADFKAKLAPYLENWLQAKLVEFDGKYMNLTTAGKFWGVNLTRAVTDILTGEK; encoded by the coding sequence ATGGTTTCTGCTTCAAACGTATATTTAGTTGATGTATCGAAAGATGTTTTGCGATATGCATACAAAGGCAGATTGATTGGAATGGCTTTGGCGCAAAGATCCGCCGTTGCTAAAGAAGAAATTTTTACAAAATATAAAGAACTTCTTCAAAATCCTTCAAGTGGAGCAGTAACATATATACATATTCCTTATTGTCAATATAGATGTTCTTTTTGCGGATTTGCAGGTTCAAAAGTTACAAAAGAAGAAGGCAGCAAATATGTAAATGCGCTTATTAAAGAAATCGAACTTGTTTCGCAATACGCTTATGTTAAAGAAACTCCAATGCAGGCGGTATATCTTGGAGGCGGGACGCCTTCGGCAATAGAGCCGCAATATTTGTCCCTCCTAATCGAAAGTTTTCATAAATATCTAAATTTAGCAAATGACTGTGAAATAACTATTGAAGGACGTATACATGATTTTGAAGGTACCCGCGGAAAAGATATTATACAAGCTGGCTTTAACCGTTTATCCATAGGTGTACAGAGTTTTAACACTAAAATAAGAAAAAGTTTGGGACGTGTTTCCGAAAGTAAAAAAGTACTGGAAATTCTTGCAAACCTTGCTTCATATAACAGAGCTGCAATAATTATAGACCTTATATACGGATTGCCCGCACAAAGCGTGGAAATGTTTCTGGAAGATTTAAAAATTGCAGAACTTGCCGGAGTTGACGGGCTTGACACGTACCAGTTAAATGTTTTTGAAAATAGTCCGCTTAAAAAATCCATTTTGGCTGGTTCAATGCCAGATGCTGCAAAAATCAGTGATCAGGGTGAATTTTATAAATCGGCTTATGAATATCTGACGAAAAATCATTGGCATCAGCTTAGCTTAAATCATTACGGCAAAACTTCCAGAGAAAGAAATATTTACAATCCATGGGTAAAAAGAAAAGCAGGGTGTCTCGGCATAGGTGCAGGCGCAGGAGGTTCTATAAATGGATGGAGCTATTACAGAATGCCAGCAGCGCAAAGATATATTGAAAATATAAATATTGGAATTTTTTCTCCGGACAGTCTCAGCACGCCAAACTCACATTTAGCACTTTCAAATAAAATTACCGAGCAGATGGAGAAAGGATATTTGAATACGGAAGAAATATTTGCGATAAACGCGGATTTTAAAGCAAAGCTTGCGCCATATTTAGAAAATTGGCTGCAAGCAAAACTTGTGGAATTTGACGGAAAATATATGAATCTTACTACGGCCGGAAAATTTTGGGGCGTTAATCTTACCCGTGCTGTAACAGATATTCTTACTGGGGAAAAATAA
- a CDS encoding flavodoxin family protein has translation MHILIVYSSLTGNTKMIAESIYGKVSSKNEHKSDIFPVETAPSADNYDLIFSGFWADKGGADIKTKQYLEKIHNKKVALFFTLGAYPDSEHAENIFVRAKNILAANNSVLGHFKCMGKIDPKILELSTKAHGVITPERAARIEEAKKHPNADDCVNAGFFAENILKKV, from the coding sequence ATGCACATTTTAATCGTTTATTCGTCTCTTACGGGCAATACGAAAATGATTGCCGAATCAATTTACGGAAAAGTTTCATCAAAAAATGAACACAAGTCCGACATCTTTCCAGTGGAAACTGCTCCATCGGCGGACAATTATGACCTTATTTTTTCAGGCTTTTGGGCAGACAAAGGCGGCGCTGACATTAAAACAAAACAATATCTGGAAAAAATTCATAATAAAAAGGTCGCATTATTTTTTACTTTGGGCGCATATCCCGACAGCGAACATGCAGAAAATATTTTTGTAAGAGCAAAAAATATTCTTGCGGCAAACAACTCGGTTTTGGGACATTTTAAATGCATGGGAAAAATCGACCCGAAAATACTCGAACTTTCTACAAAAGCCCATGGCGTTATAACACCTGAAAGAGCGGCAAGAATAGAAGAAGCAAAAAAACATCCGAACGCAGACGATTGCGTAAATGCGGGATTTTTCGCCGAAAATATTTTAAAGAAGGTATAG
- a CDS encoding MotA/TolQ/ExbB proton channel family protein produces the protein MIENIYAKIGAAGIALVIIGVICVYLAAKNIIYLCIVGRDLHRIIHEINAKPQDRDAIIEANLANPLICILNDIIKTHADHSDDIKSEAAFLFNHYFSRPIRDITLIKIVAAISPLLGLLGTLLGLLGVFGRLSTSASMATSTVLAAGIWEAIYTTVMGLSLAIPALIVYHVLSIYMRSFNLEIIEYGHRFLGNSHYCLSRYRYKKRDLSCKKIAEAKNEI, from the coding sequence ATGATAGAAAATATATACGCTAAAATAGGAGCGGCGGGAATTGCTCTTGTTATCATCGGAGTAATATGTGTCTACCTTGCAGCAAAAAATATAATTTATTTGTGCATAGTAGGCCGCGATTTACACAGAATAATTCATGAAATAAATGCAAAACCGCAGGATAGAGATGCCATTATTGAAGCAAATCTGGCAAATCCATTAATTTGCATTCTTAACGATATAATTAAAACCCACGCAGACCATTCCGATGATATCAAATCTGAAGCGGCTTTTTTGTTCAATCATTATTTCAGCCGTCCGATAAGAGACATAACGCTGATTAAAATCGTGGCGGCAATTTCGCCTCTGCTTGGACTTCTCGGAACGCTTTTGGGTCTTTTGGGTGTTTTCGGCAGGCTTTCAACTTCTGCCTCTATGGCGACAAGCACCGTTCTTGCCGCTGGGATATGGGAAGCGATTTACACTACGGTCATGGGGCTAAGTCTTGCCATTCCCGCATTAATTGTTTATCACGTGCTTTCCATTTATATGCGTTCGTTCAATCTAGAAATAATTGAGTACGGACATCGCTTTTTGGGAAATTCGCATTACTGTTTGAGCAGATACCGTTATAAAAAACGGGATTTATCCTGTAAAAAAATTGCAGAAGCGAAAAATGAAATTTAA
- a CDS encoding biopolymer transporter ExbD translates to MKFNFDFDDIGDGTIDLTSLIDVMFLLLIFFILAATFTSPSIDVMLAKANSAETVSNQVERVTFSIDAYGGIYHDKQLIDKEEIPIILSGKLSDTSIVFNVDKNAPFNAFIGLMDQVKLLGYSKFLINAELEEK, encoded by the coding sequence ATGAAATTTAATTTTGATTTTGACGATATTGGCGACGGAACAATAGACCTTACATCTTTAATAGACGTAATGTTTTTGCTGCTGATTTTTTTCATACTTGCCGCAACATTTACGTCACCAAGCATTGACGTAATGCTGGCTAAAGCAAATAGTGCAGAAACGGTTTCAAACCAGGTCGAGCGCGTAACTTTTAGCATAGATGCCTACGGTGGCATATATCACGATAAACAGCTGATAGATAAAGAAGAAATACCCATAATACTTTCTGGAAAACTGTCCGATACTTCCATAGTGTTTAATGTTGACAAAAATGCTCCGTTCAACGCTTTTATCGGATTAATGGACCAAGTTAAATTACTGGGATACAGCAAATTCTTAATAAATGCCGAGCTTGAGGAAAAATAA
- a CDS encoding energy transducer TonB, whose product MHLSQYETISNTGGVFTVIALLLFSMVVLQGEKPIVLSGTGTTVSMSIEYAQELTLNSETTKEQEDVKEEVISQKAYKDLTENSAVDKQTPQKNVQENPNDAAQEGFDLSKNDEFLNYFLHLIQSSLYYPKNARKAGISGIVEIKVVFSASGEIKSASISGKNHHKILGEASLKTVERVKRDWQPILKPRREQSVIIPVSFELK is encoded by the coding sequence ATGCATTTATCACAATATGAAACCATTTCAAATACCGGCGGAGTTTTTACAGTAATCGCATTACTTCTATTTTCAATGGTTGTTTTGCAGGGAGAAAAACCCATAGTATTAAGCGGTACGGGCACCACTGTTTCTATGTCGATAGAATATGCGCAGGAATTAACTTTGAACAGCGAAACCACTAAAGAACAGGAAGACGTTAAAGAAGAAGTTATTTCGCAAAAAGCGTACAAAGATCTAACGGAAAACAGTGCAGTTGACAAGCAAACTCCACAAAAAAACGTACAAGAAAATCCAAATGACGCTGCACAAGAAGGTTTTGATTTATCTAAAAATGACGAATTTCTAAATTATTTTTTGCATCTGATACAATCATCTCTATATTATCCTAAAAATGCCAGAAAAGCCGGAATTTCTGGGATCGTTGAAATAAAAGTTGTCTTTTCCGCTTCCGGAGAAATAAAAAGCGCGTCAATATCCGGAAAAAATCATCATAAGATATTGGGCGAAGCCTCATTAAAAACTGTCGAACGCGTCAAAAGAGATTGGCAGCCCATCTTAAAACCACGAAGGGAACAATCCGTAATCATACCAGTGAGCTTTGAACTAAAATAA
- a CDS encoding ChaN family lipoprotein: MKHKRNTWIEPFEGRELDRAKFMEDISKKQVVLLGERHDIAEIHRWQLHTAIYLHAFRPKILMGFEMFPVRLQSVLDNWVAGELETDEFLRLCEWEKVWGFPPEIYLPLFHFCRQNCVPMIALNCYRELVTRVGKEGWTAIAENERDGLTPSAPPLEEYKKYLSKITGREVEERFIRAQQTWDRAFACNIKKALDKFGDDYLMIGIIGKGHLEYGYGTPYQLKSLSVNDIAILLPSEKEEFELKEIENIADGIYRIDKVEKPAERNKK, from the coding sequence ATGAAGCACAAGCGCAATACATGGATAGAACCTTTTGAAGGTCGCGAGTTAGACAGGGCTAAATTTATGGAAGATATCTCAAAAAAGCAGGTTGTTCTTTTGGGAGAACGCCATGACATTGCTGAGATTCACCGCTGGCAGCTTCACACGGCAATTTATCTACACGCTTTTCGGCCGAAAATACTTATGGGGTTTGAAATGTTTCCAGTAAGACTTCAAAGCGTTCTTGACAACTGGGTTGCAGGAGAACTCGAAACGGACGAATTTCTTAGACTTTGTGAATGGGAAAAAGTGTGGGGTTTTCCTCCCGAAATATATCTCCCGCTTTTTCATTTCTGCCGACAGAACTGCGTACCTATGATTGCTCTTAACTGTTACAGAGAACTTGTAACCAGAGTCGGAAAAGAAGGTTGGACAGCAATTGCGGAAAACGAGCGCGACGGGCTTACGCCTTCGGCGCCACCTCTTGAAGAGTACAAAAAATATTTATCAAAAATTACTGGCAGAGAAGTGGAAGAACGTTTTATAAGAGCACAGCAGACATGGGACAGGGCATTTGCCTGCAATATAAAAAAAGCTTTAGATAAGTTTGGAGACGATTATCTTATGATAGGGATTATTGGGAAAGGGCATCTTGAATACGGGTATGGCACACCGTACCAGTTAAAGTCGCTTTCAGTAAACGACATTGCGATACTTCTTCCATCGGAAAAAGAAGAGTTCGAATTAAAAGAAATCGAAAATATTGCCGATGGAATTTACAGAATAGACAAAGTCGAAAAACCTGCAGAGAGAAATAAAAAATGA
- a CDS encoding ABC transporter ATP-binding protein/permease, protein MKVVRSIFRLIKICLSTTEGKIGIIFYAAVFALNIVGIKVSLELINWNKHFYNALEKYDTQAAFHQVKLFALLVAISSLIYLVSQYLQKLLQIRWRKVLTEKALNMWLKDKNYWYLSSSDKSELDNPDQRIAEDCKTFIEHLTGTTQELLNRCIGLVTYTVVLWNIASYALSFTLFGMHITIPHYMVWAAPIYVAISSIVTHLLGVPLIKINVEQKRREADFRFSLTRFRESKEAVALQSGEKVEREIMDERFLKIIKNWRKLIKRDFILGCFTRPYMATILRIPVFLALPAYLFGKVTLGSMMQMSSAFQNVATSLSWFIFSYRDLASLAASSVRFDSFLNAAESFKYDYKQLSKRRNALGVKSLALYSPENKLLFSIDDANISKGDTVLVKGCSGKGKSTLFKTFAGLHHNYTGTVTVPENKSMFLPQKAYFPLGGLAHAVSYPNKLSEDKIPEIKEILQKVNFPYKDVEKRLMQYDMSQLSGGEQQRLVVARILFNKPEWIFMDESTNALDYESEKFLIELMQNELPDSTYVIVSHSDAVNEYAKNYYQLNLDAVQC, encoded by the coding sequence ATGAAAGTTGTACGAAGTATTTTCAGGCTTATCAAAATTTGTTTATCTACTACAGAAGGTAAAATCGGAATAATATTTTACGCGGCAGTTTTCGCTTTAAATATCGTAGGAATCAAAGTGTCGCTTGAACTTATAAACTGGAACAAACATTTTTATAACGCTTTGGAAAAATATGATACACAGGCGGCGTTTCATCAGGTAAAACTGTTTGCGTTGCTTGTGGCGATAAGTTCGCTTATTTATCTTGTTTCTCAATATCTTCAAAAACTTCTGCAGATCAGATGGCGGAAAGTTCTCACTGAAAAAGCGCTTAACATGTGGCTTAAAGATAAAAACTATTGGTATTTAAGCTCGTCCGACAAATCTGAACTGGACAATCCCGACCAGCGTATAGCCGAAGACTGCAAAACGTTTATAGAACATCTTACCGGTACTACACAGGAATTGTTAAACAGGTGCATAGGGCTTGTAACATATACGGTAGTTTTATGGAATATCGCTTCTTATGCTCTTTCTTTTACTCTGTTCGGTATGCATATAACGATTCCGCATTATATGGTGTGGGCTGCTCCAATTTATGTCGCAATATCGTCAATAGTAACGCATCTTTTAGGTGTGCCGCTTATAAAAATCAATGTGGAACAAAAACGGCGCGAAGCCGATTTTCGTTTTTCGCTTACGCGTTTTAGAGAATCTAAAGAAGCAGTGGCGCTGCAATCCGGAGAAAAAGTCGAAAGAGAAATAATGGACGAACGGTTTTTGAAAATAATCAAAAACTGGAGAAAGCTGATTAAAAGAGATTTTATTTTAGGCTGTTTTACCAGACCTTATATGGCGACAATTTTACGTATTCCGGTTTTTCTTGCACTTCCTGCATATCTGTTTGGAAAAGTGACTTTAGGTTCAATGATGCAGATGAGTTCCGCATTTCAAAACGTCGCAACAAGCCTTTCGTGGTTTATATTTTCTTATCGCGATTTGGCATCGCTTGCAGCTTCAAGCGTACGTTTTGATTCTTTTCTCAACGCCGCCGAAAGTTTTAAATACGATTACAAACAGCTTTCAAAACGCAGAAACGCTCTCGGAGTTAAAAGTTTAGCTTTATACTCGCCAGAAAACAAATTGCTTTTTTCCATAGATGATGCCAATATTTCCAAAGGAGATACGGTATTAGTAAAAGGTTGTTCTGGAAAAGGAAAATCCACGTTGTTTAAAACTTTTGCTGGTCTTCATCATAATTATACTGGAACAGTGACTGTTCCGGAGAACAAATCAATGTTTCTTCCACAAAAAGCGTACTTTCCGCTTGGAGGTCTAGCGCATGCGGTAAGTTATCCCAACAAACTTTCTGAAGATAAAATTCCCGAAATAAAAGAAATTTTGCAAAAAGTTAATTTTCCATACAAAGATGTGGAAAAAAGGCTTATGCAATACGATATGTCACAGCTTTCCGGAGGAGAACAGCAAAGGCTTGTAGTTGCAAGAATTCTTTTTAACAAGCCCGAATGGATATTTATGGATGAAAGCACAAACGCGCTAGATTATGAATCGGAAAAATTCTTAATCGAATTGATGCAGAACGAACTGCCTGATTCCACGTATGTAATAGTCTCGCATTCGGACGCCGTCAACGAATACGCAAAAAATTATTACCAACTAAATCTTGACGCGGTGCAGTGCTAA
- a CDS encoding TonB-dependent receptor, with the protein MKKIFVLFIAIFMNVNIYAQDGTPSENGLQSQDEVIAEPAKTDNDINLSLTGVNSQSAQTDAEGDEIKKTKALVVTATRTERSLKEIPMTVTIITAEDIKKTPVSSVAELIARIPGITLEDNGAAGVLKVKIRGEASKRTLVIIDGIRQNEHAPTTGALPIMISPSDIERIEVIKGPSSVLYGSDAIGGVINIITKKGADKPLSFTQRAIFDSSSKRYDFFLGFSGSYQGFFYNGGFDSVVSDLRDTPEGKLVGTDYKRENYTGKLGYAWDKGEISFGVQRHDNDIKSRSGMGNPPSVVQMDFKRQSYDVNFVLKNITDNFAKLTLSGAQQDIRRYTSSFHRKTEGITITPQTDWVFGNHYVIVGGQYNDDDFENTQLSTKVKTDAGLWDASLYLQDEWNIIEPLVVTLGLRQSWYHSSSGSKSKNLDRLIGSIGAVYALNEEISLRSQFSQGFKTPSIYETMMGSTALIINPDLEPEESNNFDIGTIITLGKLNLDASVFYTKAKNYIAWKQTGPMTMQPQNINEAETYGLELYAGYDICSFTPYVSAGYLNRTYWNAPGSAISKTNKTGSSPFHGSLGVRWQYTIAGFVLFSDIKTVWAAEAETESTTGDITKDDGWNIYNLQLGLQKNAYFVTVDINNIADKKYIKADSSPDFYEPGLHVVLSCGFNF; encoded by the coding sequence ATGAAGAAAATTTTTGTTTTATTTATTGCAATTTTTATGAATGTAAATATTTATGCTCAAGACGGCACGCCTAGTGAAAACGGTTTGCAATCACAGGATGAGGTTATTGCCGAACCAGCCAAAACCGACAATGACATAAATTTAAGTTTGACCGGCGTTAATTCGCAGTCCGCACAGACTGATGCGGAAGGCGACGAAATCAAAAAAACAAAAGCGCTTGTCGTTACTGCTACAAGAACCGAACGCAGTCTTAAAGAAATCCCCATGACTGTAACCATAATAACGGCGGAAGACATCAAAAAAACTCCGGTTTCATCAGTAGCGGAACTTATCGCGAGAATTCCTGGCATAACTCTTGAAGACAACGGAGCGGCAGGAGTGTTAAAAGTAAAAATCAGAGGCGAAGCCAGCAAACGCACTTTGGTAATCATAGACGGTATCAGACAAAACGAACATGCACCCACTACCGGAGCGCTGCCCATAATGATTTCTCCATCGGATATTGAAAGGATAGAAGTAATAAAAGGACCTTCTTCCGTGCTTTACGGCTCAGACGCCATCGGAGGAGTCATAAATATCATAACAAAAAAAGGCGCTGACAAGCCTTTAAGCTTTACACAACGCGCAATTTTTGATTCGTCGTCAAAACGCTATGACTTTTTCTTAGGCTTTTCTGGAAGTTATCAGGGCTTTTTCTATAACGGCGGTTTTGATTCTGTAGTATCCGACCTTCGAGATACGCCTGAGGGGAAACTTGTAGGCACGGACTATAAAAGAGAAAACTATACAGGAAAATTAGGATACGCATGGGACAAAGGCGAAATTTCATTTGGCGTGCAGCGCCATGACAATGACATAAAATCACGCAGCGGCATGGGAAATCCTCCTTCTGTAGTTCAGATGGATTTCAAAAGACAGTCCTACGATGTTAATTTCGTGCTAAAGAACATTACCGATAACTTTGCAAAATTGACTTTAAGCGGCGCTCAGCAGGATATAAGAAGATATACGTCAAGCTTTCATAGAAAAACTGAAGGCATAACGATTACTCCTCAGACAGATTGGGTGTTTGGAAATCATTATGTAATCGTCGGAGGACAATATAACGATGACGATTTCGAAAACACGCAGCTTTCGACCAAAGTTAAAACAGACGCAGGACTCTGGGACGCGTCTTTATACTTGCAGGACGAATGGAATATAATCGAACCTTTGGTCGTTACTTTAGGCTTAAGACAGTCTTGGTATCATTCCAGCTCCGGCTCAAAAAGCAAAAATCTTGACAGACTCATCGGAAGTATAGGTGCGGTTTACGCTTTAAATGAAGAGATAAGCCTGCGTTCACAGTTTTCACAAGGTTTCAAAACTCCTTCCATATATGAGACGATGATGGGTTCGACTGCGCTTATTATAAATCCAGATTTAGAGCCAGAAGAATCAAATAATTTTGACATAGGAACGATTATAACTCTTGGAAAATTAAATTTGGACGCTTCAGTTTTTTATACAAAAGCTAAAAATTATATAGCGTGGAAACAAACGGGACCTATGACAATGCAGCCGCAAAACATAAACGAAGCCGAAACTTACGGCTTGGAATTGTACGCGGGATACGATATATGTTCGTTCACTCCTTATGTAAGCGCCGGATATTTAAATCGCACATATTGGAACGCTCCGGGAAGCGCGATATCTAAAACTAACAAGACCGGCTCGTCTCCTTTTCACGGTTCACTCGGAGTGCGCTGGCAATATACCATTGCTGGTTTTGTCTTATTTTCTGATATAAAAACGGTCTGGGCTGCGGAAGCGGAAACCGAATCTACCACGGGCGATATTACAAAAGATGATGGCTGGAATATTTACAATTTACAGTTAGGATTGCAGAAAAATGCTTATTTTGTCACTGTGGACATAAATAATATCGCGGATAAAAAATATATAAAAGCCGATTCGTCGCCAGACTTTTACGAACCCGGACTTCACGTCGTGTTAAGCTGCGGATTTAATTTTTAA
- a CDS encoding glucosaminidase domain-containing protein, translating to MNEKRMKEYLEAAKSISETTGFDWLILLTHAYHESGGFDRVIGLNNFWGIKTPTKSNWTGLSKTVLTTEYEQVIEGESLNAAVERTQKKYGRLVEKVDRSLTYKDKWKISIKQNFRDWETSEEAVKWYVDFIKNNYPEAFSFRTDYQNYFKRLVDGKLKYATDPIYAKKCEDLYIALKRRV from the coding sequence ATGAACGAAAAAAGAATGAAGGAATATCTTGAGGCGGCCAAGTCGATATCCGAAACAACAGGCTTTGACTGGCTTATTCTTTTGACGCATGCATACCATGAGAGCGGCGGGTTTGATAGAGTTATCGGTTTAAATAACTTTTGGGGAATAAAAACACCTACGAAAAGCAATTGGACAGGATTATCAAAAACGGTATTAACGACAGAATATGAACAAGTAATTGAAGGAGAAAGCCTTAATGCAGCAGTAGAGCGGACCCAAAAGAAATATGGTCGGCTTGTTGAAAAAGTTGACAGGTCTTTGACTTATAAGGATAAGTGGAAAATATCGATTAAGCAGAATTTTAGAGACTGGGAGACAAGTGAAGAAGCGGTGAAGTGGTATGTTGATTTTATCAAAAATAATTATCCAGAGGCTTTTAGCTTTCGAACGGACTATCAAAATTATTTTAAAAGGCTTGTTGACGGTAAGCTGAAGTATGCCACTGACCCGATTTATGCAAAGAAGTGTGAGGATTTGTACATTGCTTTAAAACGGCGGGTTTAA
- a CDS encoding PIN domain-containing protein — translation MENKSVASKHYYLLDASAFCRFIEYISANARISHNIIQRAVFESYFYYMPQFCIAEVFNTFAKWHYAEKRINEKKYKELCSIFKFLIHDRLVIYPYDLHRYHNLNCDKVFPVEHTTPHSMPKKGKLSTFDILIIAMALELQLIHGNDNVSILSCDNRLTEISKLLKIKTEIYC, via the coding sequence ATGGAAAATAAATCTGTTGCTTCTAAACACTATTACCTTTTAGACGCTTCCGCTTTTTGTCGCTTTATTGAGTATATAAGCGCAAATGCTCGTATATCTCATAATATAATTCAAAGAGCTGTATTTGAAAGTTATTTTTATTATATGCCTCAATTTTGTATTGCTGAAGTTTTTAATACTTTTGCAAAATGGCATTATGCAGAGAAACGTATAAATGAAAAAAAATATAAAGAACTTTGTAGCATATTTAAATTTCTTATACATGATAGACTTGTTATATATCCTTACGATTTACATCGTTACCATAATTTAAACTGCGATAAAGTCTTTCCTGTAGAACACACTACGCCGCACAGTATGCCTAAAAAGGGGAAGCTCTCAACTTTTGATATATTAATAATTGCAATGGCTTTAGAACTTCAACTTATACATGGCAACGATAATGTTTCTATTCTTAGCTGTGATAACAGGCTTACAGAAATTTCAAAATTATTAAAAATTAAAACTGAAATTTATTGTTAA